The Drosophila nasuta strain 15112-1781.00 chromosome 2L, ASM2355853v1, whole genome shotgun sequence genome window below encodes:
- the LOC132783630 gene encoding mucin-5AC isoform X3: MQAALMLRSKSRVARRRKLRKLGGRLELPSNVATKEIAPFPRYPPESWCAQGRAAWLERGRRCSVQEQQQQQATCHRRWVKRNRIQDASLGGSSDDEDFLGVLRGPSTFANAFLYVGLGTVALGLVIAFVGTGEKGFKTVELRLIGPSLIGLGLICCILRILFCICPSHCISSSKKTRKKNGNKIDADHTTSLLRNESKRVSIARGPAVQPKYPIAHKRSQSKMLNEGMEALRQIATTSLFMQNEQKTAINRVVPIINEPESMDHMGADAPLEMKKLQTALNMCEMSDEEQEIVQQQLQLAKRTATTTTAVTSSTTKATAPTESTTAATATKATTTLSTLDEKPNSKLVRQRVALQQQRQLQQQQRQQQQQHQQLQEQPEQSQSLSSSSTVRDSLDGIVVVEETSLMDTEIVPPTTTSTATSTSTSTAPMPMALPSSCSTGAIPRLKSNTAAFSTPAQRPGISTGATPKTTTTPTTNNNTRLTSSQSHPTSYDLPPAQPHTYSAAATVRGPLGMTLTGSSSVYAMPASRLSGLTATSSASPTLSTTTTISLLPLPAPPTSSIAGTAMASIPGQVLEPTGIATTSLSILQPLTAAKAATGATGMTGMTSAMTMQRPATASSASTSASLFGMEHKSQPSSASATMGGRGSSLLPPPQPSASKFEPELVLSPAKLGQ; this comes from the exons TGCGCTCAGGGACGCGCCGCTTGGCTGGAACGCGGCCGCCGCTGCAGCGtacaggagcagcaacagcaacaggccACCTGCCATCGACGCTGGGTGAAGCGTAACCGA ATACAAGATGCCTCTTTGGGCGGCTCCTCGGACGATGAAGATTTCCTGGGCGTTCTACGAGGACCCAGCACATTTGCGAACGCCTTTCTCTATGTGGGACTTGGCACAGTGGCGCTGGGTCTGGTCATTGCATTTGTCGGCACCGGCGAGAAGGGTTTTAAAACAGTGGAGCTAAGACTTATAGGGCCCTCTCTCATAG GACTGGGCCTGATCTGTTGCATTTTACGCATCCTCTTCTGCATCTGTCCATCACACTGCATCTCATCCAGCAAGAAGACGCGCAAGAAAAATGGTAACAAGATCGATGCGGATCACACAACTTCTCTGCTTCGCAATGAGAGCAAACGCGTCTCCATTGCTCGCGGACCTGCGGTGCAG CCGAAATATCCGATTGCGCATAAGCGCAGCCAGAGCAAGATGCTTAATGAGGGAATGGAGGCACTGCGACAAATTGCCACCACATCGCTGTTCATGCAAAACGAGCAGAAGACAGCGATCAATCGAGTTGTGCCCATCATCAATGAGCCAGAGAGCATGGATCACATGGGTG CTGATGCGCCGCTAGAGATGAAGAAACTGCAAACGGCTCTGAACATGTGCGAGATGAGCGATGAGGAGCAGGAGATtgtgcagcaacagctgcagctagCCAAAcgtacagcaacaacaacaactgccgTTACGAGTAGTACCACCAAAGCAACAGCACCAACagaatcaacaacagcagcaacggcaaccaAAGCCACAACAACCCTGAGCACACTAGATGAAAAACCCAATAGCAAATTGGTGCGCCAACGTGTTGCACTGCAGCAACAGagacaactgcagcagcaacaacgacagcaacaacagcaacatcaacagttGCAAGAGCAACCGGAGCAGTCGCAGTCGTtgtcctcctcctccaccgtTAGAGATTCGCTGGATGGCATTGTGGTCGTCGAGGAAACTTCCCTAATGGACACAGAGATTGTGCCACCAACGACTacatcaactgcaacatcaACGTCTACATCGACGGCGCCGATGCCGATGGCATTgccaagcagctgcagcaccgGAGCGATACCAAGACTCAAAAGCAATACGGCGGCGTTCAGCACGCCAGCGCAACGTCCGGGCATCTCAACGGGTGCCACGCCCAAGACGACCACAACGcccaccaccaacaacaacacacgtCTGACCAGCTCACAATCACATCCCACAAGCTACGATCTGCCGCCGGCGCAGCCGCACACCTATTCAGCCGCGGCGACGGTGCGTGGTCCGCTGGGCATGACGTTGACAGGCTCGAGTTCCGTCTATGCGATGCCAGCCAGCCGCTTGAGTGGATTAACGGCAACGTCGAGTGCGTCGCCAACACTCagcacaacgacaacgatcagtttgctgccgctgcccgCGCCGCCGACGTCATCGATAGCGGGCACTGCCATGGCAAGCATACCCGGCCAGGTTCTGGAGCCAACGGGCATTGCAACCACAAGTCTGAGCATATTGCAGCCGTTAACAGCAGCCAAGGCAGCGACGGGGGCAACGGGGATGACAGGGATGACGTCGGCAATGACAATGCAGCGGCCAGCAACGGCCTCATCGGCATCTACGTCGGCGTCCCTTTTTGGCATGGAGCACAAATCACAGCCGTCATCCGCAAGCGCAACAATGGGAGGGCGTGGCAGCTCCCTGCTGCCACCGCCACAGCCATCGGCTAGCAAATTCGAGCCGGAGCTGGTGCTCAGTCCAGCAAAGCTTGGCCAATAA
- the LOC132783630 gene encoding mucin-5AC isoform X2 — protein sequence MQAALMLRSKSRVARRRKLRKLGGRLELPSNVATKEIAPFPRYPPESWKNTYVTTPPAPQPEPPPPPPECAQGRAAWLERGRRCSVQEQQQQQATCHRRWVKRNRIQDASLGGSSDDEDFLGVLRGPSTFANAFLYVGLGTVALGLVIAFVGTGEKGFKTVELRLIGPSLIGLGLICCILRILFCICPSHCISSSKKTRKKNGNKIDADHTTSLLRNESKRVSIARGPAVQPKYPIAHKRSQSKMLNEGMEALRQIATTSLFMQNEQKTAINRVVPIINEPESMDHMGADAPLEMKKLQTALNMCEMSDEEQEIVQQQLQLAKRTATTTTAVTSSTTKATAPTESTTAATATKATTTLSTLDEKPNSKLVRQRVALQQQRQLQQQQRQQQQQHQQLQEQPEQSQSLSSSSTVRDSLDGIVVVEETSLMDTEIVPPTTTSTATSTSTSTAPMPMALPSSCSTGAIPRLKSNTAAFSTPAQRPGISTGATPKTTTTPTTNNNTRLTSSQSHPTSYDLPPAQPHTYSAAATVRGPLGMTLTGSSSVYAMPASRLSGLTATSSASPTLSTTTTISLLPLPAPPTSSIAGTAMASIPGQVLEPTGIATTSLSILQPLTAAKAATGATGMTGMTSAMTMQRPATASSASTSASLFGMEHKSQPSSASATMGGRGSSLLPPPQPSASKFEPELVLSPAKLGQ from the exons TGCGCTCAGGGACGCGCCGCTTGGCTGGAACGCGGCCGCCGCTGCAGCGtacaggagcagcaacagcaacaggccACCTGCCATCGACGCTGGGTGAAGCGTAACCGA ATACAAGATGCCTCTTTGGGCGGCTCCTCGGACGATGAAGATTTCCTGGGCGTTCTACGAGGACCCAGCACATTTGCGAACGCCTTTCTCTATGTGGGACTTGGCACAGTGGCGCTGGGTCTGGTCATTGCATTTGTCGGCACCGGCGAGAAGGGTTTTAAAACAGTGGAGCTAAGACTTATAGGGCCCTCTCTCATAG GACTGGGCCTGATCTGTTGCATTTTACGCATCCTCTTCTGCATCTGTCCATCACACTGCATCTCATCCAGCAAGAAGACGCGCAAGAAAAATGGTAACAAGATCGATGCGGATCACACAACTTCTCTGCTTCGCAATGAGAGCAAACGCGTCTCCATTGCTCGCGGACCTGCGGTGCAG CCGAAATATCCGATTGCGCATAAGCGCAGCCAGAGCAAGATGCTTAATGAGGGAATGGAGGCACTGCGACAAATTGCCACCACATCGCTGTTCATGCAAAACGAGCAGAAGACAGCGATCAATCGAGTTGTGCCCATCATCAATGAGCCAGAGAGCATGGATCACATGGGTG CTGATGCGCCGCTAGAGATGAAGAAACTGCAAACGGCTCTGAACATGTGCGAGATGAGCGATGAGGAGCAGGAGATtgtgcagcaacagctgcagctagCCAAAcgtacagcaacaacaacaactgccgTTACGAGTAGTACCACCAAAGCAACAGCACCAACagaatcaacaacagcagcaacggcaaccaAAGCCACAACAACCCTGAGCACACTAGATGAAAAACCCAATAGCAAATTGGTGCGCCAACGTGTTGCACTGCAGCAACAGagacaactgcagcagcaacaacgacagcaacaacagcaacatcaacagttGCAAGAGCAACCGGAGCAGTCGCAGTCGTtgtcctcctcctccaccgtTAGAGATTCGCTGGATGGCATTGTGGTCGTCGAGGAAACTTCCCTAATGGACACAGAGATTGTGCCACCAACGACTacatcaactgcaacatcaACGTCTACATCGACGGCGCCGATGCCGATGGCATTgccaagcagctgcagcaccgGAGCGATACCAAGACTCAAAAGCAATACGGCGGCGTTCAGCACGCCAGCGCAACGTCCGGGCATCTCAACGGGTGCCACGCCCAAGACGACCACAACGcccaccaccaacaacaacacacgtCTGACCAGCTCACAATCACATCCCACAAGCTACGATCTGCCGCCGGCGCAGCCGCACACCTATTCAGCCGCGGCGACGGTGCGTGGTCCGCTGGGCATGACGTTGACAGGCTCGAGTTCCGTCTATGCGATGCCAGCCAGCCGCTTGAGTGGATTAACGGCAACGTCGAGTGCGTCGCCAACACTCagcacaacgacaacgatcagtttgctgccgctgcccgCGCCGCCGACGTCATCGATAGCGGGCACTGCCATGGCAAGCATACCCGGCCAGGTTCTGGAGCCAACGGGCATTGCAACCACAAGTCTGAGCATATTGCAGCCGTTAACAGCAGCCAAGGCAGCGACGGGGGCAACGGGGATGACAGGGATGACGTCGGCAATGACAATGCAGCGGCCAGCAACGGCCTCATCGGCATCTACGTCGGCGTCCCTTTTTGGCATGGAGCACAAATCACAGCCGTCATCCGCAAGCGCAACAATGGGAGGGCGTGGCAGCTCCCTGCTGCCACCGCCACAGCCATCGGCTAGCAAATTCGAGCCGGAGCTGGTGCTCAGTCCAGCAAAGCTTGGCCAATAA
- the LOC132783630 gene encoding mucin-5AC isoform X4, producing MQAALMLRSKSRVARRRKLRKLGGRLELPSNVATKEIAPFPRYPPESWIQDASLGGSSDDEDFLGVLRGPSTFANAFLYVGLGTVALGLVIAFVGTGEKGFKTVELRLIGPSLIGLGLICCILRILFCICPSHCISSSKKTRKKNGNKIDADHTTSLLRNESKRVSIARGPAVQPKYPIAHKRSQSKMLNEGMEALRQIATTSLFMQNEQKTAINRVVPIINEPESMDHMGADAPLEMKKLQTALNMCEMSDEEQEIVQQQLQLAKRTATTTTAVTSSTTKATAPTESTTAATATKATTTLSTLDEKPNSKLVRQRVALQQQRQLQQQQRQQQQQHQQLQEQPEQSQSLSSSSTVRDSLDGIVVVEETSLMDTEIVPPTTTSTATSTSTSTAPMPMALPSSCSTGAIPRLKSNTAAFSTPAQRPGISTGATPKTTTTPTTNNNTRLTSSQSHPTSYDLPPAQPHTYSAAATVRGPLGMTLTGSSSVYAMPASRLSGLTATSSASPTLSTTTTISLLPLPAPPTSSIAGTAMASIPGQVLEPTGIATTSLSILQPLTAAKAATGATGMTGMTSAMTMQRPATASSASTSASLFGMEHKSQPSSASATMGGRGSSLLPPPQPSASKFEPELVLSPAKLGQ from the exons ATACAAGATGCCTCTTTGGGCGGCTCCTCGGACGATGAAGATTTCCTGGGCGTTCTACGAGGACCCAGCACATTTGCGAACGCCTTTCTCTATGTGGGACTTGGCACAGTGGCGCTGGGTCTGGTCATTGCATTTGTCGGCACCGGCGAGAAGGGTTTTAAAACAGTGGAGCTAAGACTTATAGGGCCCTCTCTCATAG GACTGGGCCTGATCTGTTGCATTTTACGCATCCTCTTCTGCATCTGTCCATCACACTGCATCTCATCCAGCAAGAAGACGCGCAAGAAAAATGGTAACAAGATCGATGCGGATCACACAACTTCTCTGCTTCGCAATGAGAGCAAACGCGTCTCCATTGCTCGCGGACCTGCGGTGCAG CCGAAATATCCGATTGCGCATAAGCGCAGCCAGAGCAAGATGCTTAATGAGGGAATGGAGGCACTGCGACAAATTGCCACCACATCGCTGTTCATGCAAAACGAGCAGAAGACAGCGATCAATCGAGTTGTGCCCATCATCAATGAGCCAGAGAGCATGGATCACATGGGTG CTGATGCGCCGCTAGAGATGAAGAAACTGCAAACGGCTCTGAACATGTGCGAGATGAGCGATGAGGAGCAGGAGATtgtgcagcaacagctgcagctagCCAAAcgtacagcaacaacaacaactgccgTTACGAGTAGTACCACCAAAGCAACAGCACCAACagaatcaacaacagcagcaacggcaaccaAAGCCACAACAACCCTGAGCACACTAGATGAAAAACCCAATAGCAAATTGGTGCGCCAACGTGTTGCACTGCAGCAACAGagacaactgcagcagcaacaacgacagcaacaacagcaacatcaacagttGCAAGAGCAACCGGAGCAGTCGCAGTCGTtgtcctcctcctccaccgtTAGAGATTCGCTGGATGGCATTGTGGTCGTCGAGGAAACTTCCCTAATGGACACAGAGATTGTGCCACCAACGACTacatcaactgcaacatcaACGTCTACATCGACGGCGCCGATGCCGATGGCATTgccaagcagctgcagcaccgGAGCGATACCAAGACTCAAAAGCAATACGGCGGCGTTCAGCACGCCAGCGCAACGTCCGGGCATCTCAACGGGTGCCACGCCCAAGACGACCACAACGcccaccaccaacaacaacacacgtCTGACCAGCTCACAATCACATCCCACAAGCTACGATCTGCCGCCGGCGCAGCCGCACACCTATTCAGCCGCGGCGACGGTGCGTGGTCCGCTGGGCATGACGTTGACAGGCTCGAGTTCCGTCTATGCGATGCCAGCCAGCCGCTTGAGTGGATTAACGGCAACGTCGAGTGCGTCGCCAACACTCagcacaacgacaacgatcagtttgctgccgctgcccgCGCCGCCGACGTCATCGATAGCGGGCACTGCCATGGCAAGCATACCCGGCCAGGTTCTGGAGCCAACGGGCATTGCAACCACAAGTCTGAGCATATTGCAGCCGTTAACAGCAGCCAAGGCAGCGACGGGGGCAACGGGGATGACAGGGATGACGTCGGCAATGACAATGCAGCGGCCAGCAACGGCCTCATCGGCATCTACGTCGGCGTCCCTTTTTGGCATGGAGCACAAATCACAGCCGTCATCCGCAAGCGCAACAATGGGAGGGCGTGGCAGCTCCCTGCTGCCACCGCCACAGCCATCGGCTAGCAAATTCGAGCCGGAGCTGGTGCTCAGTCCAGCAAAGCTTGGCCAATAA